A genome region from Nicotiana tabacum cultivar K326 chromosome 13, ASM71507v2, whole genome shotgun sequence includes the following:
- the LOC107784388 gene encoding membrin-11, with protein sequence MAMAVEVAGGGSGGGGTLSEFYQSSRRLLLKTRDGLERLERFEYTSSSSSSSVLSSGAAVSDPSEKSVDGLRKDISQIQTLCSLMERLWRSIPAKSQRDLWKRKVEQVAEEVDSLKDSLDKYNLRHQRRMEEVRERAELLGRASGDSSHVLRIFDDEAQAMQSARSSSRMLEETLATGAAILSKYSEQRDRLKRAQRKALDVLNTLGLSSSVMRLIEKRNRVDRWIKYAGMILTIIVLIFIWRWTR encoded by the exons ATGGCAATGGCTGTTGAGGTCGCCGGCGGTGGTTCAGGCGGTGGCGGAACTTTATCAGAATTCTACCAGAGTTCCCGACGGCTGTTACTCAAAACCAGAGACGGTTTAGAGAGGCTCGAACGGTTCGAATAcacctcctcttcttcttcttcctccgtGTTGTCGTCGGGCGCCGCCGTGAGCGATCCTTCGGAAAAATCAGTTGACGGTTTAAGAAAAGATATAAGTCAGATCCAAACACTTTGCTCTCTCATGGAACGTCTCTGGCGATCCATACCTGCTAAATCTCAACGTGATCTCTGGAAAAG GAAAGTGGAACAAGTGGCTGAAGAAGTTGACTCTTTGAAAGATAGTCTGGATAAATATAACCTGCGGCATCAGAGACGGATGGAAGAAGTCCGGGAGAGAGCAGAATTACTTGGGAGAGCT AGCGGCGATTCATCTCATGTTCTGAGGATTTTTGATGACGAAGCACAAGCGATGCAATCTGCCCGTAGCTCATCCAGAATGCTTGAAGAAACCTTGGCAACAGGAGCAGCCATTCTTTCAAAATATAGCGAGCAAAGGGATCGTTTAAAG CGAGCTCAACGGAAGGCATTAGACGTCCTGAACACTTTGGGGCTATCAAGTTCTGTAATGAGACTTATTGAGAAAAGGAATCGTGTTGACAGATGGATCAAATATGCCGGAATGATCTTAACAATCATAGTGCTGATTTTCATTTGGAGGTGGACAAGATGA